The DNA segment CGGAAAATATGGGTATCGACCGCGATGGTCGGTTGCCCAAACGCGGTATTCAAAATCACGTTAGCCGTCTTGCGGCCGACGCCGGCCAGCGCCTCTAACGCTTCTCGCTCGCGGGGCACCTCGCCTTGGTGCTTTTCCAACAGAGTCTGACAAAGTTTTATGACATTTGCCGCCTTGCTGTTAAATAAACCGATGGTTTTGATATGTTCTTTTAAGCCGTCTTCGCCCAAAGCCAAAATCGCCTGCGGTGTATTCGCCACCGGAAACAGCTTGGCGGTAGCTTTATTAACCCCCTTATCGGTCGCCTGTGCCGACAGCACCACCGCCACCAATAATTCGAACGGCGAACTGTAATTTAACTCTGTCGTGGGGTTAGGCGTGGCCTCGGCCAGACGTTCGAAAATGGCCAGGCGTTTGTCGTTATTCATACCGGATCGATACCCTCGGGTTTAAGTTTTCCAGGCAATTAAACATTCGGCAAGCAAGTCCAGGCAATCCCTCTGCTGCCCGCCACCTGAAATTCGATAACGCGGATTTGGCCGGAACCATTCCGCGCCCCGCCAGTCTCTAGCTGGCACCCAAGCGGGTGCGCAGAACCACTACACACATCAATTCGGGGGAATTATGAAAACGTTATCAAGCATTATCCTAAGCGCACTGTTGCTAGCCGCTACCGGCGCCCTTGCAGAAGAACACGCCGCCACCGCACTGGAACACGCCAATCAGGCCGTCACCCACGGCAAAGCCGGCCATGCCTCGGTATTGGTAGAACACGCCGAAGCCGCTCTGCCTCATGCCAAAAAAGGCGCCGAAGTTGCCAAAGGCGAAGCCAAAACCCATCTCGATGCCGGCGTCAAATCGTTGGAAAGCGCGATAGAACACGGCAAGATGGGCCATGCCGACGTTGCGACCAAAGCCGCCGAGGAAGCCGTCGAACATATCAAGGCCGGCAATAAATAACCTGTCAAACTCCCGCAATCAGAATTCAACCGCG comes from the Methylomonas sp. EFPC3 genome and includes:
- the nth gene encoding endonuclease III — encoded protein: MNNDKRLAIFERLAEATPNPTTELNYSSPFELLVAVVLSAQATDKGVNKATAKLFPVANTPQAILALGEDGLKEHIKTIGLFNSKAANVIKLCQTLLEKHQGEVPREREALEALAGVGRKTANVILNTAFGQPTIAVDTHIFRVANRTGLAPGKNVLEVEKKLDKTVPKSHKKDAHHLLILHGRYICIARKPRCEACCIADLCEFKDKNLA
- the smbP gene encoding small metal-binding protein SmbP, with translation MKTLSSIILSALLLAATGALAEEHAATALEHANQAVTHGKAGHASVLVEHAEAALPHAKKGAEVAKGEAKTHLDAGVKSLESAIEHGKMGHADVATKAAEEAVEHIKAGNK